A stretch of Candidatus Desulfatibia profunda DNA encodes these proteins:
- a CDS encoding F0F1 ATP synthase subunit delta, with the protein MKNLKVARRYAKALLLIGKEDGQAEAYKEELSGFAGLVVREKELEQAICNPLYSASDRKKVLQTVIEKVGVSKLMASFFLLLFDKGRFGSLSAINEFYQKLADELKGVLRASLVSATELSAETVEKIRTTLSTKTGKDIILEVEQDPSLIGGIVSRIGDLVLDGSIKTQLLNMRETLKRGESI; encoded by the coding sequence GTGAAGAATTTAAAGGTAGCGCGGCGTTATGCCAAAGCACTTCTGCTGATTGGCAAAGAAGATGGTCAGGCTGAAGCTTATAAAGAAGAGCTTAGCGGGTTTGCAGGTCTAGTGGTCCGGGAAAAGGAACTTGAGCAGGCCATTTGCAACCCTCTTTACAGTGCTTCAGACCGTAAAAAGGTATTGCAGACGGTCATTGAAAAAGTTGGTGTTTCCAAACTTATGGCGTCTTTTTTCCTTTTGTTGTTTGACAAAGGACGGTTTGGATCTTTGAGCGCTATCAACGAGTTTTATCAGAAACTGGCGGACGAACTTAAAGGCGTTCTGCGTGCCAGTTTGGTTTCGGCTACGGAACTTTCAGCCGAAACCGTTGAGAAGATCCGTACAACTCTGTCAACCAAGACAGGTAAAGATATTATCCTGGAGGTCGAACAGGATCCCAGCCTAATCGGCGGGATCGTTTCCAGAATAGGTGATCTGGTTTTGGACGGTAGTATCAAAACACAATTACTCAACATGAGGGAAACATTAAAAAGGGGCGAGAGTATATAA
- a CDS encoding F0F1 ATP synthase subunit alpha: MELRAEEISQIIKAQITDYDKKVELSETGTVLSVGDGIARVYGLEKVMAMELVEFPGGVLGLVLNLEEDNVGVAVMGEDIHIKEGDIVKRTGRIAEVPVGEAVLGRVLSAVGEPLDGKGPVETKEFSRVEVVAPGVIQRKSVHEPCYTGLKAIDAMTPVGRGQRELIIGDRQIGKTAIAVDAIIAQKDTDIYCIYVACGQKKSTVAQVHAILEKHGAMEYTTIIAACASDPATLQYVAPFAGCAMGEYFRDNKKHALIIYDDLSKQAVAYRQVSLLLRRPPGREAYPGDIFYNHSRLLERAAKLNDELGAGSLTALPIIETQAGDVSAYIPTNVISITDGQIYLEPGLFFAGVRPAINVGLSVSRVGGAAQVKAMKQVAGTLRLDMAQYRELEAFAAFGSDLDKSTQQQLTRGERLVEILKQPQYQPLSMEKQVSILFAGTRGFLDKYPVDVLAKYEAGLYTFLGDRYPQIFEGLKEKREFTEDLDKLMREALAAYDEEFKDTIK; this comes from the coding sequence ATGGAATTAAGAGCTGAAGAAATTAGTCAAATTATCAAAGCGCAGATTACGGATTACGACAAGAAGGTCGAGTTAAGTGAAACCGGAACGGTCTTGTCGGTGGGTGATGGGATTGCCAGGGTCTATGGTCTCGAAAAGGTCATGGCGATGGAATTGGTTGAATTTCCGGGCGGCGTCCTTGGGCTGGTACTCAACCTCGAAGAAGATAATGTGGGTGTTGCCGTCATGGGCGAAGACATCCACATCAAGGAAGGGGATATTGTCAAGCGGACCGGCAGAATCGCAGAAGTGCCGGTGGGTGAGGCCGTACTGGGCCGTGTTCTTTCGGCCGTGGGCGAACCGCTGGACGGCAAAGGTCCCGTTGAAACCAAAGAGTTCAGCAGGGTTGAGGTGGTGGCGCCGGGCGTTATTCAACGCAAGAGCGTCCATGAACCATGTTATACCGGCTTAAAGGCCATTGACGCCATGACGCCGGTGGGGCGCGGGCAGCGCGAACTGATCATCGGTGACCGCCAGATCGGCAAGACCGCTATTGCCGTGGATGCCATTATCGCCCAGAAGGATACGGATATCTACTGTATCTATGTAGCCTGCGGTCAGAAGAAGTCGACGGTTGCCCAGGTCCATGCGATCCTGGAAAAGCATGGTGCCATGGAATATACGACCATTATCGCCGCATGCGCCAGTGACCCGGCGACATTGCAGTATGTCGCGCCCTTTGCCGGATGCGCCATGGGCGAATATTTCCGGGACAACAAAAAGCACGCACTCATTATTTATGACGACCTTTCCAAACAGGCGGTAGCCTACCGGCAGGTTTCCCTGCTATTAAGACGCCCGCCGGGCCGTGAGGCTTATCCGGGCGACATTTTTTACAACCATTCCCGCCTGCTGGAACGGGCCGCCAAACTGAACGATGAACTTGGTGCCGGTTCTTTAACCGCACTGCCGATTATTGAGACTCAGGCCGGCGACGTATCCGCCTATATTCCGACCAATGTTATTTCGATTACCGATGGCCAGATATATCTTGAACCCGGACTCTTTTTTGCGGGTGTTCGGCCGGCGATTAATGTGGGACTGTCGGTTTCCCGGGTCGGCGGGGCCGCCCAGGTCAAGGCCATGAAACAGGTGGCCGGTACTCTGCGGCTCGATATGGCCCAATATCGCGAGCTTGAAGCCTTTGCCGCTTTCGGCAGCGATTTGGACAAGTCAACCCAGCAACAATTGACGCGGGGTGAGCGCCTGGTGGAAATTCTCAAGCAACCTCAGTATCAACCGCTGTCGATGGAAAAGCAGGTATCCATTCTGTTTGCCGGTACCAGGGGCTTTCTTGACAAGTACCCGGTGGATGTGCTGGCCAAATATGAAGCGGGACTTTATACGTTTCTTGGAGACAGATATCCGCAGATTTTTGAAGGGCTGAAAGAAAAACGGGAGTTTACCGAGGACCTTGATAAGCTGATGAGAGAGGCCTTGGCAGCATATGATGAGGAATTCAAAGACACCATTAAGTAA
- a CDS encoding ATP synthase F0 subunit B — MDLLKIKWPEINRKGSVVMVVTVLAFLCFIGMALASSGGEGAAKGWVATDTYRVMNFAVLAIALFFLLRKPTSQALDARIEGIKEQLSELEAKKRDAEKQLAAYNERFATLEKEAERLIADYIRQGNEAKARILVEAQSAAEKLEEQARRNIEHEFKQAKSKLQEEIFEKALAKAEDLIKRKITAQDQEKLVHEYIEKVVA; from the coding sequence ATGGACCTGTTGAAGATAAAATGGCCTGAAATAAACCGCAAAGGATCCGTCGTGATGGTCGTCACGGTGCTTGCCTTTTTATGCTTTATCGGTATGGCTCTGGCCTCGTCAGGAGGAGAAGGCGCTGCCAAGGGATGGGTTGCTACAGATACTTACCGGGTGATGAATTTTGCTGTTTTGGCCATCGCCCTTTTTTTTCTTTTGCGCAAACCGACATCCCAGGCTCTGGATGCTCGCATCGAAGGGATCAAAGAACAGCTGAGTGAATTGGAGGCAAAGAAAAGGGACGCCGAAAAGCAACTGGCTGCTTACAATGAAAGATTTGCAACACTTGAAAAGGAAGCCGAGAGGCTGATTGCCGATTATATCCGGCAGGGAAATGAAGCCAAGGCGAGGATACTGGTAGAAGCACAATCAGCGGCCGAGAAACTTGAGGAGCAGGCTCGCCGGAATATTGAACATGAGTTCAAGCAGGCCAAATCAAAATTGCAGGAAGAGATATTCGAAAAAGCGCTTGCAAAGGCTGAAGATCTTATCAAAAGAAAAATTACGGCCCAAGATCAGGAAAAACTGGTACATGAATATATAGAGAAGGTGGTGGCATAG
- a CDS encoding ATP synthase F0 subunit B, with amino-acid sequence MFFSGFNRKRFSVSAVLLALTSLLFAGIAFGAGGGITVIPDESLFIQIVNFLFLIWVLNILLYKPIRNMLIQRKEKFSGLDQNIETLNRDAQEKNGAYAEGLKEARSKGLAEKQALLKAAGDEEREIIEKITQKAQADLIEVRQKITKDIESVRTSLQKEVDAFAAAIGEKIIGRAI; translated from the coding sequence ATGTTCTTTTCTGGTTTTAACCGGAAACGTTTTTCGGTTTCAGCAGTTTTGTTGGCACTTACTTCTTTGTTATTTGCCGGAATTGCTTTTGGGGCTGGGGGTGGCATCACGGTGATACCTGATGAATCCCTTTTTATTCAGATCGTCAATTTTCTCTTTTTGATTTGGGTTCTAAACATTCTTCTGTATAAGCCGATTCGTAATATGCTGATTCAAAGAAAGGAGAAGTTTTCCGGCCTTGACCAAAACATTGAGACCTTGAACAGGGATGCCCAGGAAAAAAATGGTGCCTATGCCGAGGGCCTTAAAGAGGCAAGGTCCAAAGGACTTGCGGAGAAGCAGGCCTTGCTGAAGGCCGCTGGTGATGAGGAAAGAGAGATCATTGAAAAAATTACTCAAAAGGCCCAAGCAGACCTTATTGAAGTGCGTCAAAAAATTACAAAAGATATCGAGTCTGTCAGGACGTCCCTACAAAAGGAAGTTGATGCTTTTGCAGCTGCTATTGGTGAAAAAATTATAGGGAGGGCTATTTAA